One Triticum dicoccoides isolate Atlit2015 ecotype Zavitan chromosome 4B, WEW_v2.0, whole genome shotgun sequence genomic window carries:
- the LOC119293009 gene encoding protein SMAX1-LIKE 3-like — MGELMDVLTRYAELDTMKDPSPNDDQTEKEKKNAGSKNQQQNYPGYNGNHGGQGNGGKRKHLVGSLDLVANTNTGYKGQRRNNSGRPFNANKAPNFEEALKVYRSSKSMRITDGHALGEEVAGVLRQAASLAVRWGHAQVTPLHIARSILSAPASILRAACVRSQSHPMQHNALDLCLDLALGSLAVTTVVHNSVDPAPSNACVAALKRAQAHQHRGRSAAEVELEKLVVSILDDPSVDRVMRAAGFSSSQIRASVESALTSSKRSRSSKAGCDILATCPAPVQDMIRAGQGRSECQASNAKTGAGGRPAIFGASTASIPPWLRRYKDTTCVRSTYCGASLQADAACRRPKFTELTATNLNILCNALQLRVPRHGNIIPGISCTVLRCRSGVTRTIPSSLSSTKATCLLFLGGDYGGKVAVAQELARLLFGSYAEFTTVQLQSSPNIRTHNGKLALKRQRSPHNDGDLEERLFEAVVENPHRVILMDGVDLQDRDSEMHIMGGGMVRGCNGDVVNLEDAIIVLSASDVLDSRRYVASPSSPRVKRRFGGQKNREKGDDGTEMKRRHGCDLSVCAVVEEEEEEDSLADDDEGIQNGVDGVFLFN; from the exons ATGGGCGAGCTCATGGATGTCTTAACCCGGTATGCCGAGTTAGACACTATGAAGGATCCTAGCCCAAACGACGATCAGACCGAAAAGGAAAAGAAGAATGCTGGCAGCAAGAATCAACAACAGAATTACCCgggatacaatggcaaccatggtgGTCAAGGCAACGGCGGCAAGCGCAAACACCTGGTGGGCAGTTTAGACCTCGTTGCTAATACCAACACTGGTTATAAGGGACAGAGACGGAATAATTCTGGGAGGCCGTTTAATGCAAATAAAGCTCCCAACTTTGAGGAAGCCCTCAAGG TATACAGGAGCTCCAAGAGTATGCGGATCACCGACGGGCATGCGctgggggaggaggtggccggcgtgctgCGGCAGGCAGCGAGCCTGGCGGTGCGGTGGGGGCACGCGCAGGTGACCCCGCTCCACATCGCCCGCTCTATTCTCTCCGCGCCGGCGAGCATCCTCCGCGCCGCCTGCGTCAGGTCCCAGTCCCACCCTATGCAGCACAACGCTCTCGACCTGTGCCTGGACCTCGCGCTCGGCAGCCTCGCCGTGACCACCGTGGTCCACAACAGTGTCGACCCGGCGCCGTCGAACGCGTGCGTGGCCGCGCTGAAGCGGGCGCAGGCGCACCAGCACAGGGGCAGGAGCGCGGCCGAGGTCGAGCTCGAGAAGCTCGTCGTCTCCATCCTCGACGACCCGAGCGTCGACCGCGTCATGCGCGCGGCCGGCTTCTCGAGCTCCCAGATCAGGGCCAGCGTCGAGAGCGCTCTCACTTCGTCGAAGAGATCAAGATCAAGTAAGGCAGGTTGCGACATCCTCGCGACATGTCCAGCTCCGGTTCAGGACATGATTAGGGCTGGACAAGGCAGAAG TGAGTGCCAAGCTAGCAATGCAAAAACAGGAGCAGGAGGGCGACCGGCCATCTTTGGCGCATCGACGGCGAGCATTCCTCCGTGGCTCCGCCGCTACAAAGATACAACTTGCGTCAGGTCAACATACTGCGGCGCCAGTCTTCAGGCAGAC GCTGCTTGCCGCCGGCCGAAGTTCACGGAGCTCACCGCGACAAATCTCAATATCCTCTGCAACGCGCTCCAGCTGCGCGTTCCGCGTCACGGGAACATCATCCCCGGCATATCGTGCACGGTGCTCCGGTGCAGATCCGGCGTGACGAGGACTATTCCTAGCTCGCTGTCCTCGACGAAAGCGACCTGCCTGCTCTTCCTAGGAGGGGACTATGGCGGCAAGGTGGCAGTCGCTCAGGAGCTCGCGAGGCTCCTGTTTGGCTCATACGCCGAGTTCACCACCGTCCAGCTGCAGAGTAGCCCTAACATTCGCACACACAACGGCAAGCTAGCCCTCAAGAGGCAGAGATCCCCGCACAATGACGGCGACCTCGAAGAGAGGCTGTTTGAAGCGGTCGTGGAGAACCCTCACCGCGTTATATTGATGGACGGCGTCGACCTCCAGGATCGCGATTCGGAGATGCACATCATGGGGGGAGGAATGGTGAGGGGATGCAACGGTGATGTGGTCAACCTGGAGGATGCCATCATAGTGCTGAGCGCCTCTGACGTCTTGGACTCGAGGAGGTACGTGGCTTCACCTTCCTCCCCACGGGTGAAACGGCGGTTTGGTGGACAGAAGAACCGTGAGAAAGGTGATGATGGCACGGAGATGAAGCGTCGTCATGGCTGCGATTTGAGTGTTTGTGCAGTggttgaggaagaggaggaggaagatagtTTGGCTGATGACGACGAGGGGATCCAGAATGGTGTGGATGGCGTTTTCCTTTTCAATTAG